One Meles meles chromosome 13, mMelMel3.1 paternal haplotype, whole genome shotgun sequence DNA segment encodes these proteins:
- the ZNF511 gene encoding zinc finger protein 511 isoform X1, which produces MQLPPALHSRLLGAPGAAEPLPVERDPAAGAPPFHFAARRVRFPRDHEFFEDGDVQRHLYLQDVLTQVTGSPERPRVPEFTCQAAGCCQVFDSLEHYEHHYHTLHRNVCSFCRRAFPSGHLLDVHILEWHDSLFQILSERQDMYQCLVDGCAQRFRSSGDRKEHLVRRHLYPADFRFDKPKKSSGPATPGAAVQESAEALGEDEQPSGGDAMEVCSEYAAPRPDPVGERRTYSHRIPSTICFGQGASRGFKSTKKRKEHQ; this is translated from the exons ATGCAGCTGCCGCCGGCGCTGCACTCCCGCCTGTTGGGGGCACCCGGGGCGGCCGAGCCGCTGCCTGTGGAGCGGGACCCCGCGGCCGGAGCCCCGCCCTTCCACTTCGCGGCGCGGCGGGTGCGCTTCCCGCGGGACCACGAGTTCTTCGAG GACGGGGATGTGCAGCGACACCTCTACCTCCAGGACGTGCTCACGCAGGTGACAGGGTCGCCCGAGAGGCCCAG GGTGCCCGAGTTCACCTGCCAGGCGGCCGGGTGCTGCCAGGTGTTCGACTCGCTGGAGCACTACGAGCACCACTACCACACTCTGCACAGGAACGTCTGCTCCTTCTGCAGACGCGCCTTCCCGTCCGGCCACCTGCTGGACGTCCACATTCTGGAGTGGCACGACTCGCTGTTCCAGATCCTGTCGGAAAGGCAGGACATG TACCAGTGCCTGGTGGACGGCTGTGCGCAGAGGTTCCGGAGCAGCGGGGACAGGAAGGAGCACCTGGTGAGGCGTCACCTGTACCCGGCGGACTTCCGGTTCGATAAACCCAAGAAGAGCAGCGG CCCAGCCACGCCCGGGGCCGCCGTCCAGGAGTCGGCAGAAGCTCTGGGGGAGGACGAGCAGCCGTCAGGAGGGGACGCCATGGAGGTCTGCTCTGAGTATGCAGCCCCCCGCCCAGACCCTGTGGGCGAGCGGCGGACGTACAGCCACAG aataCCTTCTACCATCTGTTTCGGTCAAGGTGCGTCACGAGGATTTAAAAGcaccaagaaaagaaaggaacaccAGTGA
- the ZNF511 gene encoding zinc finger protein 511 isoform X2, translating to MQLPPALHSRLLGAPGAAEPLPVERDPAAGAPPFHFAARRVRFPRDHEFFEDGDVQRHLYLQDVLTQVTGSPERPRNVCSFCRRAFPSGHLLDVHILEWHDSLFQILSERQDMYQCLVDGCAQRFRSSGDRKEHLVRRHLYPADFRFDKPKKSSGPATPGAAVQESAEALGEDEQPSGGDAMEVCSEYAAPRPDPVGERRTYSHRIPSTICFGQGASRGFKSTKKRKEHQ from the exons ATGCAGCTGCCGCCGGCGCTGCACTCCCGCCTGTTGGGGGCACCCGGGGCGGCCGAGCCGCTGCCTGTGGAGCGGGACCCCGCGGCCGGAGCCCCGCCCTTCCACTTCGCGGCGCGGCGGGTGCGCTTCCCGCGGGACCACGAGTTCTTCGAG GACGGGGATGTGCAGCGACACCTCTACCTCCAGGACGTGCTCACGCAGGTGACAGGGTCGCCCGAGAGGCCCAG GAACGTCTGCTCCTTCTGCAGACGCGCCTTCCCGTCCGGCCACCTGCTGGACGTCCACATTCTGGAGTGGCACGACTCGCTGTTCCAGATCCTGTCGGAAAGGCAGGACATG TACCAGTGCCTGGTGGACGGCTGTGCGCAGAGGTTCCGGAGCAGCGGGGACAGGAAGGAGCACCTGGTGAGGCGTCACCTGTACCCGGCGGACTTCCGGTTCGATAAACCCAAGAAGAGCAGCGG CCCAGCCACGCCCGGGGCCGCCGTCCAGGAGTCGGCAGAAGCTCTGGGGGAGGACGAGCAGCCGTCAGGAGGGGACGCCATGGAGGTCTGCTCTGAGTATGCAGCCCCCCGCCCAGACCCTGTGGGCGAGCGGCGGACGTACAGCCACAG aataCCTTCTACCATCTGTTTCGGTCAAGGTGCGTCACGAGGATTTAAAAGcaccaagaaaagaaaggaacaccAGTGA